Proteins encoded together in one Bacteroides zoogleoformans window:
- a CDS encoding 1-deoxy-D-xylulose-5-phosphate reductoisomerase encodes MKKQIAILGSTGSIGTQALQVIEEHPDLYEAYVLTANNRAEELIAQARKFKPEAVVIADESKYRLLREALADLPVKVYAGEEALCQIVAETPIDMVLTAMVGYAGLRPTMNAIRAHKPIALANKETLVVAGELINELASLSNVPILPVDSEHSAVFQCLAGEIGNPIEKVILTASGGPFRNCSMEQLATVTKAQALKHPNWDMGAKITIDSASMMNKGFEVIEAKWLFGVRPDQIEVVVHPQSVIHSMVQFEDGAIKAQLGMPDMRLPIQYAFSYPDRLKASFPRLDFKQCTELTFEQPDTTRFRNLALAYEALHRAGNMPCIINAANEAVVAAFLQDRISFLGMSDVIEKTMARVAFIQRPSYEDYVATDAEARRIAGEMIKHA; translated from the coding sequence ATGAAGAAACAAATTGCCATACTTGGCTCTACCGGTTCCATCGGCACACAAGCCTTGCAGGTCATCGAAGAACATCCCGACCTGTACGAAGCCTACGTGCTGACAGCTAACAACCGTGCAGAGGAACTCATCGCCCAGGCCCGCAAATTCAAGCCTGAAGCTGTGGTGATAGCCGATGAGTCGAAATACCGATTGCTCAGGGAAGCGCTGGCCGACCTGCCCGTCAAGGTATATGCCGGCGAAGAGGCCCTCTGCCAGATTGTGGCCGAGACGCCTATCGACATGGTGCTGACGGCTATGGTGGGATATGCCGGACTGAGACCGACCATGAACGCCATCCGTGCCCACAAACCGATAGCGCTGGCAAACAAGGAGACCCTGGTAGTTGCCGGAGAGCTGATTAACGAGCTGGCAAGCCTTAGCAATGTTCCCATTCTGCCGGTAGATTCCGAACACTCCGCCGTTTTCCAATGCTTGGCCGGAGAAATAGGGAACCCGATAGAAAAAGTGATATTGACAGCTTCGGGAGGCCCGTTCCGCAATTGCTCCATGGAGCAGCTGGCAACAGTAACCAAAGCACAGGCTTTGAAACACCCAAACTGGGACATGGGAGCCAAAATCACCATCGATTCCGCTTCCATGATGAATAAAGGATTCGAAGTGATTGAGGCCAAATGGCTGTTCGGTGTGCGGCCCGACCAAATAGAAGTGGTAGTACATCCGCAATCGGTCATACACTCCATGGTGCAGTTTGAAGACGGTGCCATAAAAGCACAGCTTGGAATGCCCGACATGCGGCTGCCCATCCAGTATGCCTTCTCCTACCCTGACAGGCTGAAAGCATCTTTCCCACGCCTCGACTTCAAGCAATGCACGGAACTGACCTTCGAGCAACCGGATACCACACGTTTCCGCAACCTGGCTTTGGCATACGAGGCATTGCACCGTGCAGGAAACATGCCCTGCATCATCAACGCAGCCAACGAGGCGGTGGTCGCCGCTTTTCTGCAAGACAGGATTTCGTTTCTCGGCATGAGCGACGTGATAGAGAAGACCATGGCGCGCGTAGCCTTCATACAGAGACCTTCCTACGAGGATTATGTAGCCACCGATGCGGAAGCAAGGCGGATTGCCGGAGAGATGATAAAACATGCGTGA
- a CDS encoding M23 family metallopeptidase: MEKKKKNKKRNKAFWNNIKFKYKLTVINENTLEEVIGLRVSKLNGISVLLSLLTVLFLIAAVIIAFTPLRNYLPGYMNSEIRAQVVENALRVDSLQQLAEKQNLYIMNIQDILSGKIKADTVHSIDSLTSARKDSLMERTERETEFRKQYEETEKYNLTSVAAHTEMEGVIFYRPTRGMISSPFNADTRHFGTDIAANPRESVLATLDGTVILSTYTAETGYLIEIQHNQDLVSVYKHCGSLLKQQGDNVKGGEAIALVGNTGQLSTGPHLHFELWHKGKAVNPELYIVF; this comes from the coding sequence TTGGAAAAGAAGAAAAAGAATAAGAAGCGTAATAAAGCTTTCTGGAACAATATTAAGTTCAAGTACAAGCTGACCGTTATCAACGAGAATACACTCGAAGAGGTGATCGGACTGCGTGTATCCAAGCTGAACGGAATCTCCGTGTTACTTTCCCTTCTGACTGTTCTGTTCCTGATAGCAGCGGTCATCATCGCTTTCACTCCCTTGCGCAACTACTTGCCGGGGTATATGAATAGTGAAATACGTGCCCAAGTAGTAGAGAACGCACTGCGTGTAGATTCGCTCCAACAGCTGGCAGAGAAGCAGAATCTATATATAATGAATATTCAGGATATCCTTTCGGGTAAAATAAAAGCGGATACCGTGCATTCCATTGACTCATTGACAAGCGCGCGTAAAGATTCTCTCATGGAACGTACGGAACGGGAAACCGAATTCCGCAAACAATACGAAGAAACGGAAAAGTACAATCTGACAAGCGTTGCAGCTCATACCGAAATGGAAGGAGTCATATTCTATCGTCCTACCCGCGGCATGATTTCCTCTCCCTTCAACGCCGACACGAGACATTTCGGCACGGACATCGCCGCCAATCCCCGTGAAAGCGTACTGGCCACACTGGACGGTACCGTCATACTGAGTACCTACACAGCCGAAACCGGCTATCTGATAGAGATACAGCATAATCAGGATTTAGTTTCGGTATATAAGCATTGTGGTTCCCTGCTGAAACAGCAAGGAGATAATGTAAAAGGAGGCGAGGCCATTGCATTAGTAGGAAACACCGGACAACTCTCTACCGGGCCACACCTCCATTTCGAACTGTGGCACAAAGGAAAGGCAGTCAACCCGGAACTTTATATCGTATTTTAA
- the rimM gene encoding ribosome maturation factor RimM (Essential for efficient processing of 16S rRNA) encodes MIKKEDVYKIGIFNKPHGVRGELSFTFTDDIFDQVEAEYLICMLDGILVPFFLEEYRFRSDTTALVKLEGVDTAERARMFTNTEVYFPIRHATEVNPKDLGWNFFVGFRIEEVNHGKLGKIVYVDTATVNTLFAVDYQGGETLIPAQEDFIVDIDSGHKVITMRLPEGLLALDDTEEFN; translated from the coding sequence ATGATAAAGAAAGAAGACGTATATAAGATAGGGATATTCAACAAGCCTCACGGAGTCCGCGGAGAGTTGTCGTTCACCTTTACGGATGACATTTTCGACCAAGTGGAAGCAGAATATCTTATCTGTATGCTGGATGGCATCTTGGTACCTTTCTTCTTAGAAGAATACCGCTTCCGTTCGGACACCACCGCGCTTGTCAAGCTGGAGGGAGTGGACACTGCGGAACGTGCCCGCATGTTCACCAATACGGAAGTATATTTCCCCATCCGCCATGCGACAGAAGTCAATCCTAAAGACTTGGGTTGGAATTTCTTCGTCGGTTTCCGCATCGAAGAAGTAAACCACGGCAAGTTGGGAAAGATAGTATATGTAGATACCGCAACCGTCAATACCCTGTTTGCAGTAGATTATCAAGGAGGAGAGACACTGATTCCCGCGCAAGAGGATTTTATCGTGGACATTGACTCCGGACATAAAGTCATCACGATGCGTCTCCCCGAAGGTCTGCTGGCTTTAGACGATACAGAAGAGTTTAATTAA
- the murA gene encoding UDP-N-acetylglucosamine 1-carboxyvinyltransferase, translating to MASFVIEGGHSLSGDIYPQGAKNEVLQIICATLLTTEEVTVRNIPDILDVNNLIQLMREIGVSVAKKSIDTYSFRAERVDFGYLESDEFLKKCSSLRGSVMLIGPMVARFGKAMMSKPGGDKIGRRRLDTHFVGIQNLGATFSYNEAREVYEISAERLQGTYMLLDEASVTGTANIVMAAVLAKGKTTIYNAACEPYVQQLCKMLNRMGAKIEGIASNLLTIEGVDELHGTEHTILPDMIEVGSFIGMAAMTQSELTIKNVSHENLGIIPDSFRRLGIKMEQRGEDLYVPAQESFQIESFIDGSIMTIADAPWPGLTPDLLSVLLVVATQAKGSVLIHQKMFESRLFFVDKLIDMGAQIILCDPHRAVVIGHNHGFRLRGGNMTSPDIRAGIALLIAAMSADGISRIHNIEQIDRGYQNIEGRLNALGARITRI from the coding sequence ATGGCATCATTTGTAATCGAAGGAGGACATAGCCTTTCCGGTGATATCTACCCTCAAGGTGCAAAGAACGAGGTTCTACAGATAATCTGCGCCACGCTGCTCACCACTGAAGAGGTAACGGTACGCAACATTCCGGACATATTGGATGTCAACAATCTCATACAATTGATGAGGGAAATAGGAGTAAGTGTTGCTAAAAAGAGCATTGACACTTATAGTTTTCGGGCAGAAAGAGTCGATTTCGGTTATTTGGAAAGTGATGAGTTCCTAAAGAAATGTTCAAGCCTTCGGGGTTCTGTCATGTTGATAGGGCCAATGGTGGCACGCTTCGGCAAAGCAATGATGTCCAAACCGGGAGGAGACAAAATAGGACGCCGTCGTCTGGATACCCACTTCGTCGGTATTCAGAATTTAGGAGCCACATTCTCTTACAACGAAGCGCGTGAAGTCTACGAAATATCGGCGGAACGGCTGCAAGGCACTTACATGCTGCTTGACGAGGCGTCCGTAACGGGAACCGCCAACATTGTGATGGCTGCTGTTCTGGCCAAAGGCAAAACAACCATCTACAATGCAGCCTGCGAACCTTACGTGCAACAGCTATGCAAGATGCTGAACCGGATGGGCGCCAAAATAGAAGGCATCGCTTCCAACCTCCTCACCATCGAAGGAGTGGATGAGCTGCATGGCACAGAACATACCATTCTGCCGGATATGATTGAAGTAGGCAGCTTCATCGGCATGGCAGCCATGACACAAAGCGAGCTGACCATAAAGAATGTTTCTCATGAGAACTTAGGAATAATTCCCGACAGTTTTCGCCGGCTTGGCATCAAAATGGAACAACGAGGAGAAGACCTCTATGTACCTGCACAAGAAAGCTTTCAAATAGAATCATTCATCGACGGTTCCATCATGACTATTGCAGATGCACCTTGGCCGGGACTGACACCGGATTTGCTCAGCGTGCTGCTAGTAGTCGCCACTCAGGCAAAAGGAAGCGTACTCATCCATCAGAAGATGTTCGAGAGCCGCCTGTTCTTTGTAGACAAACTGATAGACATGGGTGCGCAAATCATTTTATGCGATCCGCACCGGGCTGTTGTCATCGGCCATAATCATGGATTCAGACTGCGTGGTGGAAATATGACTTCGCCCGATATTCGCGCCGGCATTGCTCTGCTGATAGCAGCCATGAGCGCAGACGGCATCAGCCGAATACATAACATAGAGCAGATAGATCGCGGATACCAGAACATCGAAGGGCGACTGAATGCGCTTGGAGCAAGAATTACGAGAATATGA
- a CDS encoding DUF4290 domain-containing protein yields MQYNTQQKRMPLPEYGRSIQNMVDHALTIENRAERQRCANTIINIMGNMFPHLRDVPDFKHKLWDHLAIMSGFQLDIDYPYEIIRKDNLNTKPENVPYPSTKIRYRHYGRTLEVLIKKAIEIPEGEEKQNLIALLCNHMKKDYMAWNKDNVDDRKIADDLYELSGGKLQMTDSIVRLMAERIDQNYRPKANSQGNRNNNWNKKKY; encoded by the coding sequence ATGCAATATAACACCCAACAAAAACGAATGCCTCTGCCCGAATACGGTCGGAGCATCCAGAACATGGTAGACCATGCGCTTACGATTGAGAACCGTGCAGAGCGCCAACGTTGCGCAAATACAATTATCAATATCATGGGGAACATGTTTCCTCATCTGCGCGATGTGCCCGACTTCAAGCACAAGCTGTGGGATCACCTCGCCATCATGTCCGGCTTTCAGTTAGACATCGACTATCCGTACGAGATTATACGCAAGGATAACCTGAACACCAAGCCGGAAAACGTCCCCTACCCCAGCACCAAGATTCGTTACCGCCATTATGGCCGTACACTGGAAGTACTGATAAAGAAAGCCATCGAAATTCCCGAAGGGGAAGAAAAGCAGAATCTGATAGCGTTACTTTGCAACCACATGAAGAAAGACTACATGGCATGGAACAAAGACAACGTTGACGACCGCAAGATAGCAGACGACCTCTACGAGTTATCCGGCGGGAAGCTACAGATGACCGATAGTATTGTCCGTCTTATGGCAGAACGGATTGACCAGAACTATCGCCCGAAAGCAAACAGTCAAGGTAACCGGAACAACAACTGGAACAAGAAGAAATATTAA
- the tsaB gene encoding tRNA (adenosine(37)-N6)-threonylcarbamoyltransferase complex dimerization subunit type 1 TsaB encodes MSCILHIETSTAACSVALSEDGQNVFKKEDLNGPSHAVSLGVFIDEALSFADSHAMPLDAVAVSCGPGSYTGLRIGVSMAKGICYGRNLPLIGLQTLQVQCVPVLLYHEELPDDALLCSMIDARRMEVYAAIYNRALNPVRDIAADIVNEDSYMEFLDKYPVYFFGDGAAKCKDKIKHPNAHFIDGIRPLASMMQPLAEKAMAEKDFKDVAYFEPFYLKEFVAGTPKKVL; translated from the coding sequence ATGTCATGTATTTTACATATTGAGACGTCCACTGCCGCCTGCTCCGTAGCTCTGAGTGAAGACGGACAGAACGTTTTCAAAAAGGAGGATTTGAACGGCCCCTCGCACGCTGTCTCATTGGGAGTATTTATAGACGAGGCACTCTCGTTTGCCGACAGCCATGCCATGCCCTTGGATGCTGTTGCTGTGAGCTGCGGCCCGGGTTCCTATACCGGACTGCGTATCGGCGTATCCATGGCCAAAGGAATCTGCTACGGACGCAACCTTCCTCTTATCGGGCTACAGACCTTGCAAGTGCAATGTGTGCCGGTATTGCTCTACCACGAAGAGTTGCCCGATGACGCATTGCTATGCTCGATGATTGATGCCCGCCGCATGGAAGTTTATGCAGCTATCTACAATCGGGCACTGAATCCTGTTCGGGATATTGCGGCCGACATTGTAAACGAAGACTCGTACATGGAGTTTTTAGACAAGTATCCCGTCTATTTCTTCGGTGACGGTGCGGCCAAATGCAAAGACAAGATTAAACATCCCAACGCACACTTCATTGACGGCATCCGTCCGTTGGCAAGCATGATGCAGCCACTGGCAGAGAAAGCGATGGCAGAAAAAGACTTCAAAGACGTGGCCTATTTCGAGCCGTTTTACCTGAAAGAGTTTGTGGCCGGCACGCCCAAGAAAGTCCTGTAA
- a CDS encoding YicC/YloC family endoribonuclease, protein MIQSMTGYGRAAVELPDKKVSVEIKSLNSKAMDLSTRIAPLYREKEMEIRNEVSKVLERGKVDFYLWLEKKDTEQTATPISQELVTAYYERIRYLSDTLGIPEPEDWFATLLRMPDVMTKTETQELSEEEWALVHSAVEKAVNSLVDFRKQEGVALEKKFREKIANISRLLEAVAPFEKERVAKVRERITDALEKDLSVDYDKNRLEQELIYYIEKLDINEEKQRLGNHLKYFINTLESGSGQGKKLGFIAQEMGREINTLGSKSNHAEMQKLVVQMKDELEQIKEQVLNVM, encoded by the coding sequence ATGATACAATCTATGACAGGCTACGGCAGGGCTGCTGTCGAACTGCCTGATAAGAAAGTGAGCGTTGAAATCAAGTCGCTTAATAGTAAGGCGATGGACTTGTCGACCCGCATCGCTCCTCTATATAGGGAGAAAGAGATGGAGATACGTAATGAAGTATCCAAGGTGCTGGAACGCGGAAAGGTCGATTTCTACCTTTGGCTCGAAAAGAAAGATACCGAACAGACGGCCACTCCCATCAGTCAGGAGTTGGTGACTGCCTATTACGAGCGTATCAGATATTTATCGGATACATTGGGCATTCCCGAGCCGGAAGATTGGTTCGCTACATTGCTTCGTATGCCTGACGTGATGACCAAAACCGAAACGCAAGAGTTGAGCGAGGAAGAGTGGGCGTTGGTTCATTCGGCGGTAGAAAAGGCTGTGAACTCTTTAGTGGACTTTCGCAAGCAGGAAGGTGTTGCGCTTGAGAAGAAATTCCGCGAGAAAATTGCCAATATCAGTCGTCTGCTCGAAGCTGTAGCTCCTTTTGAAAAAGAAAGGGTGGCGAAAGTACGGGAGCGGATTACCGACGCTTTGGAGAAAGACCTGAGCGTGGATTACGACAAGAACCGTCTGGAGCAAGAACTGATCTATTACATTGAGAAGTTGGATATCAACGAGGAAAAACAACGCCTTGGTAACCATCTGAAGTACTTTATCAATACGTTGGAGAGCGGGAGCGGACAGGGTAAGAAATTAGGCTTTATAGCTCAGGAGATGGGACGTGAAATCAATACTTTGGGTAGCAAATCCAATCATGCGGAGATGCAGAAGCTCGTGGTGCAGATGAAGGATGAACTGGAGCAAATCAAAGAACAAGTGCTGAACGTAATGTGA
- the gmk gene encoding guanylate kinase, whose translation MGKLIIFSAPSGSGKSTIINYLLTQNLNLAFSISATSRSPRGTEKDGVEYFFLSPEEFRRRIANDEFLEYEEVYQDRFYGTLKAQVEKQLDAGQNVVFDVDVVGGCNIKKYYGERALSVFIQPPSIEELRKRLVGRGTDAPEVIESRVAKAHYELSFASKFDTVIVNDNLEDAKEEALKVISQFLAQ comes from the coding sequence ATGGGCAAACTTATTATCTTTTCAGCCCCTTCGGGCTCGGGTAAGTCGACGATTATCAACTATCTGTTGACGCAGAATCTGAATTTGGCTTTTTCCATTTCGGCAACCAGCCGCTCTCCTCGTGGAACGGAAAAGGATGGGGTGGAGTATTTCTTCTTGTCTCCCGAGGAGTTTCGTCGTCGCATAGCCAATGATGAATTTCTGGAATATGAAGAAGTGTATCAAGACCGTTTTTACGGAACGTTGAAGGCGCAAGTAGAGAAGCAATTGGATGCCGGTCAGAACGTCGTGTTCGATGTAGATGTGGTGGGCGGTTGCAACATAAAAAAATACTATGGCGAACGTGCCTTGTCGGTCTTCATTCAGCCTCCTTCGATAGAAGAGTTGCGCAAACGTTTGGTGGGCAGGGGGACTGATGCGCCCGAAGTCATTGAAAGCCGTGTGGCGAAAGCTCACTACGAGCTCAGCTTTGCCTCAAAGTTCGACACGGTGATTGTGAATGACAATCTGGAAGACGCCAAAGAAGAAGCATTAAAAGTAATTTCTCAATTCTTGGCGCAATGA
- the nadD gene encoding nicotinate (nicotinamide) nucleotide adenylyltransferase: MKVGIFSGSFNPVHIGHLALANYLCEYEGLDEVWFMVTPRNPLKEEKNLMDDKFRLELVKLAIEGYSKFRASDFEFHLPRPSYTIHTLDELKRTYPQCAFSLIIGTDNWSLFPRWYQSERLLTENRIIIYPRPGYPIDAESLPEGVCLASSPVFDISSTFIRRALAEGKDIRYFLHPAVYKRLTNLL; the protein is encoded by the coding sequence CTGAAAGTAGGCATTTTCAGCGGTTCGTTCAATCCGGTGCATATCGGCCATCTGGCTCTTGCCAATTATCTTTGCGAGTACGAGGGATTGGATGAGGTGTGGTTTATGGTCACTCCTCGCAATCCTTTAAAGGAAGAAAAGAATCTGATGGATGATAAGTTTCGTCTGGAGTTGGTGAAACTTGCCATTGAAGGTTATTCAAAGTTCCGCGCGTCCGATTTCGAGTTTCATTTGCCTCGCCCTTCCTATACCATTCACACATTGGATGAACTGAAACGCACTTATCCTCAATGTGCTTTTTCCCTTATAATTGGAACTGATAATTGGAGCCTCTTTCCTCGTTGGTACCAATCGGAACGTTTACTTACGGAAAACCGGATTATCATTTATCCCCGTCCCGGTTATCCGATAGATGCGGAATCTTTGCCCGAAGGCGTGTGTCTGGCTTCTTCTCCTGTGTTCGATATCAGCTCTACCTTTATACGCAGAGCGCTGGCTGAAGGGAAAGATATACGTTATTTCCTTCATCCGGCAGTTTATAAGCGATTAACAAACCTCCTTTAA
- a CDS encoding beta-N-acetylglucosaminidase translates to MKKDFLLLGIFGLLTITTLRAQDFHLQPTPKEYVTQNGFVDIPAQYKLLASDLPHAESGLSLLRRLMPGEASKASFRIYVGVKGDKAVKEFGSRIPQKPEGYFLKIAKERIVIAGADERGVYYGVQTLSQLLAQGRLPLVEITDYPDVPYRGVVEGFYGTPWSHEARMRQLEFYGRNKMNVYLYGPKDDPYHSTPHWRKPYPPREAEQLRMLVDKAHENNVIFYWAIHPGQDIRWNEEDRSQLLQKFESMYQLGVRGFAVFFDDISGEGTKADKQAELLNYIDNHFVKIKKDVAPLIMCPTEYNKSWAKVEGGYLTTLGDKLNESIQIMWTGDKVVATIDKPTMDFINPLLKRKAYIWWNFPVSDYVRDHLLLGPVYGNGTDIKDELAAFVSNPMEHAEASKISLYSVADYTWNMNRYDSDASWRRAVKDLMPLHADYLETFASHNSDLGPNGHNFRRDESVAIQPVLTTLLGSYQEKGSPDDSAYRLVAEECRKIIVAADMLLASGNANRPLIDEIKPWLTQFKLVGEYGKEVLDMMRLQSQKEAFVQSHAHAQALQRLMCETDALYQVGVKCCGKYLLPAFNTLFEVSTVRYNKLFNAQLDTQAVYSPYTLESDVMQLASLPVRQKGKTVNIAPSNEVIDWQTNGSLLLSMDYARSLASLFIDLGNREVADSLFRLEVTADGGHWQPVELQPYGSRTQLKAAVAGLKVLKMRLTNVSGADRKVYFKTFRLVEK, encoded by the coding sequence ATGAAGAAAGATTTTCTATTACTTGGAATCTTTGGCTTGCTGACGATAACCACGCTTCGTGCGCAAGATTTCCATTTGCAACCCACTCCGAAAGAGTATGTCACTCAAAATGGCTTTGTAGATATCCCCGCACAATACAAGTTGCTGGCGTCCGATTTGCCGCATGCTGAATCCGGCTTATCATTGCTTCGGCGGTTGATGCCGGGAGAGGCGTCGAAAGCTTCTTTTCGCATATATGTTGGCGTGAAAGGAGATAAGGCGGTCAAAGAGTTTGGAAGCCGGATTCCGCAAAAGCCGGAAGGTTATTTCCTGAAAATTGCTAAAGAGCGTATCGTCATTGCCGGTGCCGATGAACGTGGTGTGTACTATGGCGTACAGACACTTTCTCAACTGCTTGCTCAGGGCAGATTGCCTTTGGTTGAAATAACCGACTATCCCGATGTCCCCTACCGCGGTGTGGTAGAAGGTTTCTACGGCACACCGTGGAGTCATGAAGCCCGTATGCGTCAACTCGAGTTTTATGGCAGAAATAAAATGAACGTTTATCTGTATGGCCCCAAGGATGACCCTTACCATAGTACTCCTCATTGGCGCAAACCCTATCCTCCACGCGAAGCGGAACAGTTGAGAATGCTTGTGGACAAGGCGCATGAAAACAACGTTATCTTTTACTGGGCCATCCATCCGGGACAAGATATTCGTTGGAACGAAGAAGACCGCTCGCAACTGTTGCAGAAGTTCGAAAGCATGTATCAACTGGGCGTGCGCGGCTTTGCCGTGTTCTTCGACGACATATCGGGTGAAGGCACCAAGGCAGACAAGCAGGCCGAGTTGCTGAACTATATTGACAACCATTTTGTGAAAATCAAAAAAGACGTTGCCCCGTTGATTATGTGCCCTACGGAGTATAACAAATCGTGGGCGAAAGTGGAGGGAGGATACCTCACCACATTGGGCGATAAACTGAACGAGAGCATACAAATCATGTGGACAGGCGATAAAGTAGTTGCCACCATAGACAAACCGACGATGGACTTTATCAACCCGCTGCTGAAGCGCAAGGCTTATATCTGGTGGAATTTTCCTGTTTCGGACTATGTACGAGACCATCTGCTGTTAGGGCCGGTTTATGGAAACGGTACCGACATCAAAGATGAACTGGCTGCTTTCGTATCCAATCCGATGGAGCATGCGGAGGCTTCTAAAATCTCACTTTATAGTGTAGCAGATTATACTTGGAATATGAACCGTTACGACAGTGATGCTTCCTGGCGGAGAGCCGTTAAAGACCTTATGCCCTTGCACGCCGACTATCTGGAAACCTTTGCTTCCCATAATTCCGATTTAGGCCCGAATGGGCATAACTTCCGGCGCGATGAGTCCGTAGCCATCCAACCGGTTCTCACAACGCTGTTGGGCAGTTATCAGGAAAAAGGAAGTCCGGACGATTCGGCTTACCGCCTGGTGGCCGAAGAGTGCCGAAAAATAATTGTTGCCGCTGATATGTTGCTGGCTTCGGGCAATGCGAACCGTCCGCTGATAGACGAGATAAAGCCCTGGCTGACCCAGTTCAAATTAGTGGGCGAGTATGGGAAAGAAGTGCTTGACATGATGCGCTTGCAATCGCAAAAGGAAGCTTTTGTTCAAAGCCACGCCCATGCCCAAGCCCTGCAAAGACTGATGTGTGAGACAGATGCCCTTTATCAGGTGGGAGTGAAATGTTGTGGTAAGTATCTGTTGCCGGCTTTCAATACGTTGTTCGAAGTCTCTACAGTGCGATACAACAAATTGTTCAACGCCCAGTTGGATACGCAGGCGGTCTATTCGCCCTACACTTTGGAAAGCGATGTCATGCAACTGGCTTCGCTTCCGGTGAGGCAGAAGGGAAAAACGGTAAACATTGCTCCGTCCAACGAGGTGATAGACTGGCAGACCAACGGCTCGCTGCTTCTCTCGATGGATTATGCCCGCAGTCTGGCTTCATTGTTCATCGACTTGGGAAACAGGGAAGTCGCGGATTCACTGTTCCGGCTGGAGGTTACTGCCGATGGCGGGCATTGGCAACCCGTAGAACTGCAACCCTATGGAAGTAGGACACAGCTGAAGGCAGCCGTGGCAGGCTTGAAGGTGCTGAAGATGAGGCTGACCAATGTCTCCGGTGCCGACCGTAAGGTTTATTTCAAGACGTTCCGTTTGGTGGAGAAATAA